In Treponema sp. OMZ 798, the following proteins share a genomic window:
- the coaD gene encoding pantetheine-phosphate adenylyltransferase gives MVKAVFAGSFDPPTFGHLNVIERAQKIFTEVHVVIAVNNNKNYLFSGEERKNMMEELTQKWDNVFVNTWNSLIVNYAEKIGANVLIRGVRNVSDFSYEFDLAVMNKGLNQKIETVFMVPDTKYFVLRSSSIKELAAFKGNLSGMVPPIVEKALKEKIDRI, from the coding sequence ATGGTAAAAGCTGTTTTTGCAGGGTCCTTTGATCCGCCCACCTTCGGGCATTTAAATGTAATTGAAAGAGCTCAAAAGATATTCACCGAGGTGCATGTAGTAATCGCCGTAAATAACAACAAAAACTATTTGTTTTCGGGCGAAGAGCGTAAAAATATGATGGAAGAACTTACCCAAAAATGGGATAATGTTTTTGTAAATACTTGGAATTCGCTGATAGTAAACTATGCCGAAAAAATTGGGGCAAATGTTTTAATCCGCGGAGTGCGGAATGTTTCCGATTTTTCCTACGAATTCGATCTTGCCGTGATGAATAAGGGTTTAAATCAAAAGATAGAAACCGTTTTTATGGTTCCCGATACAAAGTACTTTGTACTGCGTTCAAGCTCCATAAAGGAATTGGCAGCTTTCAAGGGAAATCTTTCCGGGATGGTTCCTCC
- a CDS encoding type II toxin-antitoxin system VapC family toxin yields MKYLLDTHTVLWYLFGDARLPKSAKDRIESNVCFYSYASFWEISIKQSKKKLEFTRTVYEIDDMCRRAGFIKLPITLDDFNRIRNLPFQENIRHNDLFDRILIAQAIENDLTIVTADENIPLYDVKTVW; encoded by the coding sequence ATGAAGTATTTACTCGATACCCATACAGTTCTTTGGTATTTATTTGGAGATGCCCGATTGCCGAAAAGTGCTAAAGATAGAATTGAATCTAATGTTTGTTTTTACAGTTATGCTTCGTTTTGGGAGATTTCAATAAAACAAAGTAAAAAGAAATTGGAATTTACTCGTACTGTATATGAAATAGATGACATGTGCAGACGTGCCGGATTTATAAAACTTCCTATTACTCTTGATGATTTCAATAGAATTCGAAATCTTCCTTTTCAAGAAAATATAAGACATAATGACCTGTTTGATAGAATTTTAATCGCACAAGCAATTGAAAATGATTTAACAATAGTAACTGCTGACGAAAATATTCCTTTATATGATGTAAAAACTGTTTGGTAA
- a CDS encoding DUF2281 domain-containing protein — translation MPYTVLEKEIATLPHAAISEVVDFIRLIKLKFPEENAVSEKKSLFGVWKNEPFYMSPDFDEPLEDFSEYM, via the coding sequence ATGCCTTATACAGTTTTAGAAAAAGAAATTGCAACGCTTCCTCATGCCGCAATAAGTGAGGTTGTTGATTTTATCCGTTTGATAAAATTGAAATTTCCTGAAGAAAATGCAGTTTCTGAAAAAAAATCTCTTTTTGGCGTTTGGAAAAATGAACCTTTTTATATGTCTCCGGATTTTGATGAGCCCCTCGAAGATTTTTCGGAGTATATGTAA
- a CDS encoding ribonuclease catalytic domain-containing protein, whose translation MNTNAIVLYKNRPALIKGQTDGKFEIETEAGIKKVREKDFSLLTTNNSASLKTVLTAACQAPDFTEAAEFFEEGSALFSEIAELVWEDLKPEQMWAAWLLVSASPLFIAESPDLPIKIRTKEEAEAIAAAAIKKETEKQAEEQERKDFINDLSKFIKEKKGETFDLKKYSHFLQEIEALALEKTDKSKLLNEAHLKETPESAHKILIRTGYWKIEKNPYPTRFKHPLNSPKLDLPPIEHNEKYEDLTHLTAYAIDNEGSTDPDDAVCFDGEHLWIHIANPADIITPDSKSDMDARKRGATLYIPEGVSRMLGESAVDAFALGLHPDSYALSFKLKLNEAAEILDVDILRTKIRVSCISFEKADEEKTSASLKPLFEIAEKNRKKRETAGAVSIDMPEVQIKVETENETQKVFINPYNFTESFLMIKEMMLLAGEAAARFAFKNNIPFQFVSQEAPELPKKLPDGLAGEYRKRKAMRPRNVGTIPAMHSALGIAMYSQITSPLRRYGDLVAHQQLLKFIDGKEVMKTDDLLMRIAAGDIAGRNCSYAERASRQHWTLIYLLQNPDWQGEAVILETIKNTARISIPSIGYETEMRLKKELSINERINVKAEDIDIPNLTVRFVQV comes from the coding sequence ATGAATACAAATGCAATCGTCTTATATAAAAACCGTCCGGCACTAATAAAAGGACAGACCGACGGTAAATTTGAAATAGAAACGGAAGCAGGAATCAAAAAGGTACGCGAAAAAGATTTTTCTCTTTTAACCACGAATAATTCCGCATCCTTAAAAACCGTTTTAACAGCAGCCTGCCAGGCTCCGGATTTTACGGAAGCAGCCGAGTTTTTTGAAGAAGGCTCTGCCCTCTTTTCGGAGATAGCCGAACTGGTTTGGGAAGATTTAAAACCCGAACAGATGTGGGCGGCGTGGCTTTTGGTATCGGCCTCTCCTCTTTTTATTGCAGAAAGCCCTGACCTTCCGATTAAGATAAGAACAAAGGAAGAAGCCGAGGCAATCGCCGCTGCCGCAATAAAAAAAGAAACCGAAAAACAAGCGGAAGAGCAAGAAAGAAAAGACTTTATAAACGATCTATCCAAATTTATAAAGGAAAAAAAGGGAGAAACTTTCGACTTAAAAAAATATTCTCACTTTTTGCAGGAAATAGAAGCCCTCGCCTTGGAAAAAACCGACAAGTCAAAGCTCTTAAATGAAGCTCACTTAAAAGAAACTCCGGAATCGGCTCATAAGATTTTAATCCGGACAGGCTATTGGAAGATCGAAAAAAATCCTTACCCCACCCGCTTTAAGCATCCTTTAAATTCTCCAAAGCTGGACCTGCCTCCTATCGAGCATAACGAAAAATACGAAGACCTCACACATCTTACAGCCTATGCAATCGACAACGAGGGCAGCACCGATCCCGACGATGCCGTCTGCTTTGACGGAGAACACTTATGGATTCATATTGCGAACCCGGCCGACATAATTACCCCCGATTCCAAAAGCGATATGGATGCAAGAAAACGGGGAGCCACCCTCTACATTCCTGAAGGAGTGTCCCGAATGTTGGGAGAATCGGCAGTAGATGCCTTTGCCCTCGGTCTCCACCCCGATTCCTATGCCCTGTCGTTTAAACTAAAATTAAACGAGGCAGCGGAAATTCTCGACGTAGATATTTTGCGTACCAAGATAAGGGTGAGCTGTATAAGTTTTGAAAAGGCTGATGAAGAAAAGACGAGTGCAAGCCTAAAGCCTCTTTTTGAAATAGCGGAAAAAAACAGAAAAAAACGGGAAACGGCCGGAGCAGTTTCGATCGATATGCCCGAAGTTCAAATAAAGGTAGAAACCGAAAATGAAACTCAAAAGGTTTTTATAAACCCCTATAATTTTACCGAATCTTTTTTGATGATAAAGGAAATGATGCTCCTTGCAGGAGAGGCAGCTGCCCGCTTTGCCTTTAAAAACAATATTCCCTTTCAATTTGTAAGTCAGGAAGCTCCCGAACTTCCTAAAAAACTTCCCGATGGGCTTGCAGGCGAATACCGAAAAAGAAAGGCGATGCGGCCGAGAAATGTAGGTACAATTCCTGCAATGCACTCGGCTCTCGGAATTGCAATGTACAGCCAAATTACGAGCCCCCTCCGCCGCTACGGCGACTTGGTCGCACACCAACAGCTTTTAAAATTTATCGACGGAAAAGAGGTGATGAAAACCGATGACCTTCTTATGCGTATAGCGGCAGGAGACATTGCAGGCAGAAATTGTTCCTATGCCGAAAGAGCATCCCGCCAACACTGGACCTTGATCTATCTTTTACAAAATCCTGACTGGCAGGGAGAAGCCGTAATCCTCGAAACAATAAAAAACACGGCCCGCATTTCAATTCCTTCTATCGGCTACGAAACCGAGATGAGATTAAAAAAAGAATTATCGATTAACGAGCGCATAAATGTAAAAGCGGAGGATATAGATATTCCGAATCTGACTGTAAGATTTGTGCAAGTGTAA
- a CDS encoding NAD(P)H-hydrate dehydratase, with protein sequence MQNVFYSLRELDKRAEEDFNLKNGILMENAARGSAEKIKNLFPLKKGEAKKTLQILCGSGDNGGDGLALARILADDFNLHVVLLKEPKSELCKLQYERLKALNIKTAKNILPESDLLFDAFLGTGLKGFLKEEDKKTIEKLNKVKAFKIACDIPSGLNLDGEASPDAVVCNMTFSMGALKEAFYSDEAKDITGKIEVIDLGLPRSSYEQKQRSDVFLLEKEDLKLPSRKKQNTHKGTFGHAGIIMGEKSGASLLAASAALEFGSGLVTLIGENPESPKNLKADFMYDGKFEVCKSGINKFTSLAIGQGLGRKSDELFSVLKIKESQSIPMVLDADVFYYNELKEILPKLSSAVLTPHPKEFSSLLNIANLGNLSIEEIQKKRFPLALTFSKKFPKLVLVLKGANTLIAHNGKIFINTLGSPALSKAGSGDVLTGLICSLLAQGYRPLDAAITGSLAHSLASQNTKASYSLTASKLIKNLEKLEGEQLEENKIIGSGKIK encoded by the coding sequence ATGCAAAATGTTTTTTATTCTTTAAGAGAACTGGATAAAAGAGCCGAAGAAGATTTTAATTTAAAAAACGGAATCTTAATGGAAAATGCCGCCCGCGGTTCCGCAGAAAAAATTAAAAATCTTTTTCCCCTAAAAAAAGGAGAAGCAAAAAAAACTTTACAGATTCTTTGCGGTTCAGGCGACAACGGCGGGGACGGTTTAGCCCTTGCAAGAATCTTGGCCGATGATTTTAATCTTCATGTCGTACTTTTAAAAGAACCTAAGTCGGAACTGTGTAAGCTGCAATACGAAAGATTAAAAGCCTTGAATATCAAAACAGCAAAAAATATCCTGCCCGAATCTGATCTTCTTTTTGATGCATTTTTAGGAACGGGCTTAAAAGGATTTTTAAAAGAAGAGGATAAAAAAACAATAGAAAAGCTAAATAAGGTCAAGGCTTTTAAGATTGCCTGCGATATACCGAGCGGCTTAAACCTTGATGGAGAAGCAAGTCCCGATGCTGTTGTATGTAACATGACCTTTTCGATGGGAGCCTTAAAGGAAGCCTTTTACTCCGATGAGGCAAAGGATATTACGGGAAAAATAGAGGTGATAGACCTTGGCCTCCCCCGCTCCTCCTACGAGCAAAAACAAAGATCCGATGTTTTTTTACTCGAAAAAGAAGACTTAAAGCTCCCTTCAAGGAAAAAACAAAACACCCATAAGGGAACTTTTGGGCATGCAGGAATAATTATGGGAGAAAAAAGCGGAGCCTCTCTTTTGGCTGCCTCTGCTGCCTTGGAGTTCGGCTCAGGCCTTGTAACATTGATAGGGGAAAATCCGGAAAGTCCTAAAAACCTAAAAGCAGATTTTATGTATGACGGCAAATTTGAAGTCTGCAAATCAGGCATAAATAAATTTACAAGCCTTGCCATAGGTCAAGGCCTTGGAAGAAAAAGCGATGAGCTTTTTTCCGTTCTAAAAATAAAAGAATCACAATCTATTCCAATGGTTCTTGATGCAGATGTTTTTTATTATAACGAATTAAAAGAAATTTTACCGAAACTAAGCTCGGCAGTTTTAACTCCTCACCCAAAAGAATTTTCCTCACTTTTAAATATCGCAAATCTTGGAAATTTAAGCATTGAAGAAATACAAAAAAAACGCTTTCCCTTAGCCTTAACTTTTTCAAAAAAATTCCCTAAACTTGTCCTCGTATTAAAGGGGGCTAATACCTTAATCGCTCATAACGGAAAAATATTTATCAACACGCTGGGTTCTCCGGCTCTTTCAAAGGCGGGCTCGGGCGATGTGCTCACAGGTCTTATATGTTCCCTCTTAGCCCAAGGGTACAGACCCCTCGATGCCGCAATTACAGGAAGCCTCGCCCACAGCCTTGCTTCTCAAAATACAAAAGCAAGCTACAGCTTAACGGCAAGCAAGCTCATCAAAAATTTGGAAAAATTGGAAGGTGAGCAATTAGAAGAAAACAAAATAATCGGATCAGGTAAAATAAAATGA
- the uvrB gene encoding excinuclease ABC subunit UvrB, with translation MKQFKLISDYNPSGDQGKAIKALSEGIIAGDKFQTLKGVTGSGKTFTMANIIQAVQKPTLIISHNKTLAAQLYREFKTFFPENAVEYFVSYYDYYQPEAYVPARDLYIEKDASINDEIDRLRLSATFSLMERKDVIVVSTVSCIYGLGLPESWRDLRITIEKGVNTEIEKLKKQLISLQYERNDAVLERGRFRVKGDVMEIFPAYMEDAYRVEFDWEEIVRIRKFNPISGEVLQEYEELSIYPAKHFVMPEDAIPNALERIKKELEERLNVLHKEGKLLEAERLKTRTEYDIEMLSEMGYCPGIENYSAPIANRKPGEPPATLFHYFPEDFLLFMDESHVTFPQVGAMYEGDRSRKQNLVDFGFRLPCALDNRPLKIGEFEKMLNQAVFVSATPGPKEIKYSTRIVEQVIRPTGLLDPIIEIHKSEGQMEHIYDEVMKRIAKKERSLILTLTKKMAEDLTDYLTGLALKVKYIHSEVETIERVEILKGLRAGEFDVLIGINLLREGIDLPEVSFIGILDADKIGFLRSTTSLIQIVGRAARNENGKVVMYADRISDAMKETIEETNRRRSIQEAYNKEHGITPKTIKKAIEDILTRENEIKKEAALAEAGPLISSLNILNPADRKKLIKKLEAQMAEYADMLMFEEAAVIRDKIEEVRRIGS, from the coding sequence ATGAAACAGTTTAAACTTATTTCGGATTATAACCCTTCAGGAGATCAGGGAAAAGCCATCAAGGCTCTTTCAGAAGGGATAATTGCAGGCGATAAATTTCAAACCCTTAAAGGAGTTACGGGCTCGGGGAAAACTTTTACAATGGCAAATATAATTCAAGCCGTGCAAAAACCGACCCTCATCATAAGCCACAACAAAACCTTAGCAGCCCAGCTGTACAGAGAATTTAAAACCTTTTTCCCGGAAAATGCCGTCGAATACTTTGTCTCTTATTACGACTACTATCAGCCGGAAGCCTATGTTCCTGCCCGCGACCTTTATATAGAAAAGGACGCTTCAATAAACGACGAGATTGACCGCCTCCGTCTTTCGGCAACTTTCAGCCTTATGGAAAGAAAGGACGTTATAGTCGTTTCTACAGTTTCATGTATTTACGGTTTAGGCCTTCCCGAATCGTGGAGGGATTTACGCATAACCATAGAAAAGGGCGTGAACACCGAAATCGAAAAATTAAAAAAACAGCTTATAAGTTTGCAGTACGAAAGAAACGATGCAGTCCTCGAGCGAGGCCGCTTCCGCGTAAAAGGCGACGTTATGGAAATTTTTCCTGCCTACATGGAAGATGCCTACAGGGTCGAATTCGATTGGGAAGAAATCGTACGCATAAGAAAATTTAATCCGATTTCCGGAGAGGTGCTTCAAGAATATGAGGAGCTTTCCATTTATCCTGCAAAGCACTTTGTAATGCCCGAAGATGCCATTCCCAATGCCCTTGAAAGAATAAAAAAAGAATTGGAAGAAAGGCTGAACGTTTTACACAAAGAAGGAAAGCTCCTGGAAGCTGAAAGATTAAAAACCAGAACCGAGTACGATATAGAAATGCTTTCGGAGATGGGCTATTGCCCCGGCATCGAAAACTACTCGGCTCCTATAGCAAACCGAAAACCCGGAGAGCCTCCCGCAACCCTCTTTCATTATTTTCCCGAGGACTTTTTATTGTTCATGGATGAAAGCCATGTTACCTTTCCGCAGGTAGGAGCCATGTATGAGGGAGACCGGAGCAGAAAACAAAACCTTGTCGACTTCGGCTTCCGTCTTCCCTGCGCCTTAGATAACCGGCCTTTAAAAATCGGCGAGTTTGAAAAGATGCTCAATCAGGCAGTCTTTGTTTCCGCAACGCCTGGCCCAAAAGAAATAAAATATTCTACACGCATTGTCGAACAAGTAATACGCCCCACAGGCCTTTTGGATCCTATCATCGAAATTCATAAAAGCGAAGGACAGATGGAACATATCTATGATGAGGTTATGAAGCGCATTGCAAAAAAAGAAAGGAGCTTGATTTTGACCCTCACAAAAAAAATGGCTGAAGACCTCACCGATTATTTAACCGGCCTTGCCTTAAAGGTAAAATATATTCACAGCGAGGTTGAAACAATAGAGAGGGTCGAAATCTTAAAGGGACTGCGTGCAGGGGAATTCGATGTGCTTATAGGAATCAACCTTTTAAGAGAGGGTATCGACCTACCCGAAGTTTCTTTTATAGGAATTCTCGATGCGGATAAGATAGGTTTTTTGCGCTCCACTACGAGTCTTATTCAGATTGTAGGACGGGCCGCCCGAAACGAAAACGGCAAGGTTGTTATGTATGCCGACAGAATAAGCGATGCGATGAAAGAAACAATTGAAGAAACAAACCGCCGCCGCTCAATTCAGGAAGCCTATAACAAGGAACACGGTATAACACCAAAGACAATAAAGAAAGCCATCGAAGATATTTTAACCAGAGAAAACGAAATCAAAAAAGAAGCAGCCCTTGCAGAAGCCGGCCCCCTTATCAGCAGTCTAAATATTTTAAACCCTGCCGACAGAAAAAAACTTATCAAAAAACTCGAAGCCCAAATGGCAGAATACGCCGACATGCTCATGTTTGAAGAGGCTGCCGTTATAAGAGATAAGATAGAAGAAGTAAGAAGAATAGGAAGCTAG
- a CDS encoding ABC transporter ATP-binding protein: MDIKILNVGKQYGTSHITKALDSVSFTVKSGEFIAIMGPSGSGKTSLLNIIAAIDTATEGSVLFGDFELTKASAAKLAEFRKDNLGFVFQNYNLLDTLTLEENILLALSLNKQSKKEMLERAKELQENFGIYGLRNKYPHEVSGGEKQRCACARAIANKPALVLADEPTGALDSHSAQILLETFQKMNSEMHTSILMVTHDVFSAFYANYHL, encoded by the coding sequence ATGGATATAAAAATTTTAAATGTAGGGAAACAATACGGCACATCGCATATTACAAAGGCGCTTGACTCTGTAAGCTTTACAGTAAAAAGCGGTGAGTTTATTGCGATTATGGGGCCGTCGGGTTCCGGAAAAACCAGTCTTTTAAACATCATTGCCGCAATCGACACGGCTACGGAAGGGAGCGTTCTTTTCGGAGATTTTGAGCTTACCAAAGCTTCAGCCGCAAAACTTGCCGAATTTAGAAAAGACAACCTTGGCTTTGTCTTTCAAAATTACAATCTCCTTGACACCCTAACCTTAGAAGAAAACATCCTGCTTGCCTTGAGCCTTAATAAGCAAAGCAAAAAAGAAATGTTGGAGCGGGCAAAGGAATTGCAAGAGAATTTCGGGATTTACGGACTTCGCAACAAATATCCGCATGAGGTTTCAGGCGGAGAAAAACAGCGCTGTGCCTGTGCGCGGGCTATTGCAAATAAGCCTGCCTTAGTTTTGGCAGATGAGCCGACCGGAGCCTTAGATTCTCATTCTGCACAAATTCTTTTGGAAACCTTTCAAAAAATGAACAGCGAAATGCACACCAGCATTTTGATGGTAACACATGACGTATTTTCCGCTTTTTATGCTAATTATCATTTATAA
- a CDS encoding thioesterase family protein, whose protein sequence is MLKTGINGKEEIIVNENHSAESLESGTLKVFGTPAMIALMEKTAWKSVQDYLEEGQGTVGTLLEIKHVSATPLGMKVYCESELTGIDGKKLIFSVKAYDETGLIGEGIHERFIVNNEKFQKKTNQKMK, encoded by the coding sequence ATGTTAAAAACAGGTATTAACGGAAAAGAAGAAATTATCGTAAATGAAAATCATTCAGCTGAAAGTTTGGAAAGCGGAACACTGAAAGTATTCGGCACTCCTGCGATGATTGCATTGATGGAAAAAACTGCATGGAAAAGTGTGCAGGATTATTTGGAAGAAGGACAGGGAACCGTCGGCACCTTATTGGAAATAAAACATGTTTCCGCAACGCCGCTCGGCATGAAAGTTTATTGCGAAAGCGAACTTACCGGCATAGACGGAAAAAAGCTTATCTTTTCGGTAAAGGCCTATGACGAAACAGGTTTGATCGGAGAAGGAATACACGAGCGCTTTATCGTCAACAATGAAAAATTTCAAAAAAAGACAAATCAAAAGATGAAGTAA
- a CDS encoding nuclear transport factor 2 family protein, with amino-acid sequence MIRTFFNKKVIIRWHNTNEQFTLEEFIRANCEYPGKWEAEIERIEKTDNLFITAVKVFNKDASFHAVSFIKIEDDKIVLIDEYWGDDGLPPQWRIDMKIGTKII; translated from the coding sequence ATGATACGCACTTTTTTTAATAAAAAGGTAATTATAAGATGGCATAATACAAATGAGCAATTTACCTTAGAAGAATTTATCAGAGCGAACTGTGAATATCCGGGTAAATGGGAAGCGGAAATTGAAAGGATAGAAAAAACGGATAATCTATTCATTACGGCAGTAAAAGTATTCAATAAAGATGCATCTTTTCATGCTGTATCTTTTATAAAAATTGAAGATGATAAGATTGTTTTAATAGATGAATACTGGGGAGATGACGGCCTACCTCCGCAATGGAGAATTGATATGAAAATAGGAACTAAGATTATATAA
- a CDS encoding DJ-1/PfpI family protein has protein sequence MKKTALLIYETYCNFEISVALEGLALKNKEVVVFAKYKDLIKSEEGLTVLPDRSIDEIIIDEYDSLLLPGAADIRSAIEDKDILNFIKKFKDKIIGAISIAPILLVKTEMLNGKPFMAGVNKEDLFEEGFTNEDLNKMKGWDDCIKNPIEDGYIVTDKIVTSIAFNFAKFGLQFCKMLGLDIPPKIFGL, from the coding sequence ATGAAAAAAACGGCTTTATTAATTTATGAAACCTATTGTAACTTTGAGATTAGTGTTGCTCTTGAAGGTTTAGCTTTAAAAAATAAAGAGGTAGTAGTATTTGCCAAATATAAAGATTTAATTAAAAGTGAAGAAGGTTTAACTGTATTACCAGATAGATCAATTGATGAAATAATTATTGATGAATATGATAGCCTTCTATTGCCTGGTGCAGCCGATATTAGATCTGCAATAGAAGATAAAGATATTTTAAATTTTATAAAAAAATTTAAAGATAAAATAATTGGCGCAATATCAATTGCTCCTATCTTACTAGTAAAAACCGAAATGCTTAATGGAAAACCGTTTATGGCAGGAGTAAATAAAGAAGATTTATTTGAAGAAGGATTTACAAACGAAGATCTTAATAAAATGAAAGGATGGGACGATTGTATAAAAAATCCTATAGAAGATGGATATATTGTAACAGATAAGATAGTTACATCTATTGCATTTAATTTTGCAAAGTTTGGACTTCAATTTTGTAAAATGCTTGGCCTTGACATACCACCCAAAATCTTTGGGCTGTAG
- a CDS encoding DUF6364 family protein, producing MLTKLTLTIDKDIVESAKRYAKKENRSISKLVSEYLEHISGAKKTFLTGNSLNAPLTESLSGMFTDNGKPYNEILTEALSDKYL from the coding sequence ATGCTTACAAAATTGACACTGACGATAGATAAGGATATAGTGGAAAGTGCAAAACGATACGCAAAAAAAGAAAACCGCAGTATTTCCAAACTTGTAAGTGAGTATCTAGAACATATTTCCGGTGCAAAAAAAACTTTTCTTACAGGTAATAGCTTAAATGCTCCCTTGACTGAGTCATTATCCGGTATGTTCACTGATAATGGAAAGCCCTATAATGAGATTTTAACTGAAGCCTTATCGGATAAGTATTTATGA
- a CDS encoding PadR family transcriptional regulator translates to MDKIILGILLLRRMTAYEIKNVIKNNFKSMCSDSLGSIQAALKKLLELNMVSFEELVEKGVNKKRYSITDIGQKALIDWIKVPLNTSKTKNMDFAKLLFMGYVPKENRKYLINQIIVSLEKDYAALKSVKESINVEDERAALKNYLLTDKEYQKRIKALHKKNISESIEDIGTFTMAALDYGIDIAAFNIEWFKKLKKRI, encoded by the coding sequence ATGGATAAAATAATTTTAGGAATTTTACTGCTACGCAGGATGACTGCATACGAAATTAAAAATGTTATCAAAAATAATTTTAAGTCTATGTGCAGTGATAGCCTTGGAAGCATTCAGGCAGCTCTTAAAAAATTGCTTGAACTGAATATGGTTAGTTTTGAAGAACTGGTCGAAAAAGGAGTAAATAAAAAAAGATACTCAATAACCGACATCGGGCAAAAGGCATTAATAGATTGGATAAAGGTGCCGCTTAATACTTCAAAAACTAAGAATATGGATTTTGCAAAACTTCTTTTTATGGGTTATGTTCCGAAGGAAAACCGGAAATATTTGATCAATCAAATTATTGTCTCCTTAGAAAAAGACTATGCAGCATTAAAATCCGTAAAAGAGTCAATAAATGTTGAAGATGAAAGAGCTGCTTTAAAGAATTATTTACTTACCGATAAAGAGTATCAAAAAAGAATTAAAGCATTGCATAAAAAAAATATATCCGAAAGCATCGAAGACATCGGTACATTCACGATGGCTGCCTTGGACTATGGAATCGACATCGCTGCTTTTAATATAGAATGGTTTAAAAAATTAAAAAAAAGAATATAA
- a CDS encoding GNAT family N-acetyltransferase — protein sequence MKKIRQAQESDRNKIVDCILDAFQKDFSEFINKVGKNKVESFLKECIRINCFYLIETEQEIIGVLALSDIKGRAINGAKKAAQKYFGAFVGRILYMANFKDFEINYCKSETIGFIEFAAVRQKFQGRGIASFLITKVISETSYTNYLLDVVDTNYAAINCYTKLGFIEIKRDKVMFGKQKGFKEKIFMEYKKEDE from the coding sequence ATGAAAAAAATAAGACAAGCACAAGAATCTGATAGAAACAAAATTGTCGATTGCATTCTCGATGCATTTCAAAAAGATTTTTCCGAATTTATAAATAAAGTCGGAAAGAATAAAGTAGAAAGTTTTCTTAAAGAATGCATAAGAATAAATTGTTTTTATCTGATAGAAACTGAACAGGAAATTATCGGAGTTTTAGCACTTTCAGATATTAAAGGAAGAGCTATAAATGGAGCAAAAAAAGCAGCTCAAAAATATTTCGGAGCCTTTGTCGGCCGGATTTTATACATGGCAAATTTCAAAGACTTTGAAATTAATTACTGTAAATCGGAAACTATAGGCTTTATAGAATTTGCAGCTGTCAGACAAAAATTTCAAGGCCGAGGTATCGCTTCTTTTTTGATAACAAAAGTAATATCCGAAACAAGTTATACAAACTATCTTTTGGATGTGGTAGATACAAATTATGCAGCAATTAATTGCTATACTAAATTAGGTTTTATCGAAATAAAACGAGATAAAGTTATGTTTGGCAAGCAAAAAGGATTTAAAGAAAAAATATTTATGGAGTATAAAAAAGAAGATGAATAA